From a region of the Syngnathus scovelli strain Florida chromosome 19, RoL_Ssco_1.2, whole genome shotgun sequence genome:
- the LOC125986568 gene encoding H-2 class I histocompatibility antigen, K-Q alpha chain-like isoform X3, which produces MNLLGLFVAAEQIHGVTLVIHTLDYFMTASRNGTLPEYMEVVYVDDVQILQFDSNHRKTNAKHDWVNKITIDYPYFWKREMDISYGTEQDMKNKIEIAKKHFNQTGGVHMIQLMYVCEWDDETGEVDAWEQYCYDGEYFLSFEGKTMKWIAANLQAFSTKIKWDQIDGLNKTKKNVPTEECPYYLKTHVRNGMDFLTRTELPKMFLLQKTPSSPVTCHATGFYPRTSSLFWRKNGEEIHEDVEMGATLPNHDGTFQTSVHLKVEVTSAAEQEYECVFQLASGLEATVTKLDAGSILSNARIQEEQDRKKARAIVIAWAVLVQMAVVMLILAECHKTRQAEYPEKQRESAISGEIACEAKEAEYLGNATEGCFKLERVESVK; this is translated from the exons tcATTCACACGCTCGATTATTTCATGACGGCTTCTCGAAATGGGACGCTACCAGAGTACATGGAGGTGGTGTATGTTGACGACGTTCAGATTCTGCAGTTTGACAGCAACCACAGGAAAACGAATGCGAAACATGACTGGGTGAACAAAATCACAATCGATTATCCATACTTCTGGAAGAGAGAGATGGACATCAGTTATGGGACTGAGCAGGACATGAAAAACAAGATTGAAATTGCTAAAAAGCACTTCAACCAAACTGGAG GTGTTCACATGATTCAGCTAATGTACGTCTGTGAGTGGGATGATGAgacgggtgaagttgatgcttggGAGCAATACTGTTACGACGGAGAATACTTCCTATCATTTGAGGGGAAGACGATGAAGTGGATCGCAGCAAATCTACAAGCTTTCAGTACCAAAATCAAGTGGGACCAAATAGATGGGCTTAATAAAACCAAGAAGAATGTTCCTACTGAGGAGTGTCCTTATTATTTGAAGACGCATGTGAGAAACGGGATGGACTTTCTGACGAGAACCG AGCTTCCCAAGATGTTTCTCCTGCAGAAGACGCCTTCCTCTCCGGTCACCTGCCACGCCACGGGTTTctaccccaggacatcgtccctCTTTTGGAGGAAGAACGGCGAGGAGATCCATGAGGACGTGGAGATGGGGGCAACACTCCCCAATCACGATGGAACCTTCCAGACCTCGGTCCACCTGAAAGTGGAGGTGACGTCCGCCGCGGAGCAGGAGTACGAATGCGTGTTCCAGCTAGCCAGTGGCCTGGAAGCCACTGTCACCAAGCTGGACGCCGGAAGCATCCTGAGCAACGCCCGCATCCAGG AAGAGCAAGACAGGAAGAAGGCGAGGGCCATCGTCATTGCGTGGGCGGTCCTTGTTCAGATGGCCGTGGTGATGTTGATCCTTGCCGAGTGTCACAAAACCAGACAAG CCGAATATCCAGAAAAACAACGAGAAtcagcaatttctggagaaattgcgtgtgaagccaAAGAAGctgaatacttggggaatgctacaGAAGGATGTttcaagttggaacgggttgaatcggtcaaataa
- the LOC125986568 gene encoding H-2 class I histocompatibility antigen, K-Q alpha chain-like isoform X2 has product MLGKNLLGLFVAVVQIYSVTPVIHTLDYFMTASRNGTLPEYMEVVYVDDVQILQFDSNHRKTNAKHDWVNKITIDYPYFWKREMDISYGTEQDMKNKIEIAKKHFNQTGGVHMIQLMYVCEWDDETGEVDAWEQYCYDGEYFLSFEGKTMKWIAANLQAFSTKIKWDQIDGLNKTKKNVPTEECPYYLKTHVRNGMDFLTRTELPKMFLLQKTPSSPVTCHATGFYPRTSSLFWRKNGEEIHEDVEMGATLPNHDGTFQTSVHLKVEVTSAAEQEYECVFQLASGLEATVTKLDAGSILSNARIQEEQDRKKARAIVIAWAVLVQMAVVMLILAECHKTRQAEYPEKQRESAISGEIACEAKEAEYLGNATEGCFKLERVESVK; this is encoded by the exons tcATTCACACGCTCGATTATTTCATGACGGCTTCTCGAAATGGGACGCTACCAGAGTACATGGAGGTGGTGTATGTTGACGACGTTCAGATTCTGCAGTTTGACAGCAACCACAGGAAAACGAATGCGAAACATGACTGGGTGAACAAAATCACAATCGATTATCCATACTTCTGGAAGAGAGAGATGGACATCAGTTATGGGACTGAGCAGGACATGAAAAACAAGATTGAAATTGCTAAAAAGCACTTCAACCAAACTGGAG GTGTTCACATGATTCAGCTAATGTACGTCTGTGAGTGGGATGATGAgacgggtgaagttgatgcttggGAGCAATACTGTTACGACGGAGAATACTTCCTATCATTTGAGGGGAAGACGATGAAGTGGATCGCAGCAAATCTACAAGCTTTCAGTACCAAAATCAAGTGGGACCAAATAGATGGGCTTAATAAAACCAAGAAGAATGTTCCTACTGAGGAGTGTCCTTATTATTTGAAGACGCATGTGAGAAACGGGATGGACTTTCTGACGAGAACCG AGCTTCCCAAGATGTTTCTCCTGCAGAAGACGCCTTCCTCTCCGGTCACCTGCCACGCCACGGGTTTctaccccaggacatcgtccctCTTTTGGAGGAAGAACGGCGAGGAGATCCATGAGGACGTGGAGATGGGGGCAACACTCCCCAATCACGATGGAACCTTCCAGACCTCGGTCCACCTGAAAGTGGAGGTGACGTCCGCCGCGGAGCAGGAGTACGAATGCGTGTTCCAGCTAGCCAGTGGCCTGGAAGCCACTGTCACCAAGCTGGACGCCGGAAGCATCCTGAGCAACGCCCGCATCCAGG AAGAGCAAGACAGGAAGAAGGCGAGGGCCATCGTCATTGCGTGGGCGGTCCTTGTTCAGATGGCCGTGGTGATGTTGATCCTTGCCGAGTGTCACAAAACCAGACAAG CCGAATATCCAGAAAAACAACGAGAAtcagcaatttctggagaaattgcgtgtgaagccaAAGAAGctgaatacttggggaatgctacaGAAGGATGTttcaagttggaacgggttgaatcggtcaaataa
- the LOC125986568 gene encoding H-2 class I histocompatibility antigen, K-Q alpha chain-like isoform X4: MTASRNGTLPEYMEVVYVDDVQILQFDSNHRKTNAKHDWVNKITIDYPYFWKREMDISYGTEQDMKNKIEIAKKHFNQTGGVHMIQLMYVCEWDDETGEVDAWEQYCYDGEYFLSFEGKTMKWIAANLQAFSTKIKWDQIDGLNKTKKNVPTEECPYYLKTHVRNGMDFLTRTELPKMFLLQKTPSSPVTCHATGFYPRTSSLFWRKNGEEIHEDVEMGATLPNHDGTFQTSVHLKVEVTSAAEQEYECVFQLASGLEATVTKLDAGSILSNARIQEEQDRKKARAIVIAWAVLVQMAVVMLILAECHKTRQAEYPEKQRESAISGEIACEAKEAEYLGNATEGCFKLERVESVK, translated from the exons ATGACGGCTTCTCGAAATGGGACGCTACCAGAGTACATGGAGGTGGTGTATGTTGACGACGTTCAGATTCTGCAGTTTGACAGCAACCACAGGAAAACGAATGCGAAACATGACTGGGTGAACAAAATCACAATCGATTATCCATACTTCTGGAAGAGAGAGATGGACATCAGTTATGGGACTGAGCAGGACATGAAAAACAAGATTGAAATTGCTAAAAAGCACTTCAACCAAACTGGAG GTGTTCACATGATTCAGCTAATGTACGTCTGTGAGTGGGATGATGAgacgggtgaagttgatgcttggGAGCAATACTGTTACGACGGAGAATACTTCCTATCATTTGAGGGGAAGACGATGAAGTGGATCGCAGCAAATCTACAAGCTTTCAGTACCAAAATCAAGTGGGACCAAATAGATGGGCTTAATAAAACCAAGAAGAATGTTCCTACTGAGGAGTGTCCTTATTATTTGAAGACGCATGTGAGAAACGGGATGGACTTTCTGACGAGAACCG AGCTTCCCAAGATGTTTCTCCTGCAGAAGACGCCTTCCTCTCCGGTCACCTGCCACGCCACGGGTTTctaccccaggacatcgtccctCTTTTGGAGGAAGAACGGCGAGGAGATCCATGAGGACGTGGAGATGGGGGCAACACTCCCCAATCACGATGGAACCTTCCAGACCTCGGTCCACCTGAAAGTGGAGGTGACGTCCGCCGCGGAGCAGGAGTACGAATGCGTGTTCCAGCTAGCCAGTGGCCTGGAAGCCACTGTCACCAAGCTGGACGCCGGAAGCATCCTGAGCAACGCCCGCATCCAGG AAGAGCAAGACAGGAAGAAGGCGAGGGCCATCGTCATTGCGTGGGCGGTCCTTGTTCAGATGGCCGTGGTGATGTTGATCCTTGCCGAGTGTCACAAAACCAGACAAG CCGAATATCCAGAAAAACAACGAGAAtcagcaatttctggagaaattgcgtgtgaagccaAAGAAGctgaatacttggggaatgctacaGAAGGATGTttcaagttggaacgggttgaatcggtcaaataa